ATAACGaactttgcatttttttttaattattttcttgtttttattaaacTAGTTTCATAATTGAAGGTGATACGTACCGGAAAAAAGGTTACACGGTCGGTGATTAAttagttacttttttttcaGCATGCACTCCTGGCAACTGTAATAATGTGAAGGTATAATTCATGATGGATTTCGGTTTTCTGCTATAATTTCTAACAATGTTTACGCCTCCATCTCCGTTATAAAATTTGTTGACTAGTAAAGGAGGAAAACATGTTCGATTAATTATGCTGCTGGTGAATTGCTGTTGAGATTggtttatgtgatttttttttcaccgatgtgtatttaaaaattattcgtATTTTATGGTGATGCATGATTCCAGTTGATAAAAGCTATGACATGTGGGCTGACTTTTGGATATGATGGAATTTTCAGGTATGAGGAGAATAATTTGAAGGTGGGGAGAAAAAAAACGAATGTGATGTTCATAGGTGACGGGAAGGGCAAAACTGTCATCACAGGGAAAAAGAATGTGATAGATGGCATGACGACATTCCACTCGGCATCCTTCGGTACCGTTCCTTTTCATCTGCTGGCTTCTTAATGTTGATGCTTTTATCTAATTATACAAATTTTGCTTATCTTTTGTTATTTAGCATTTTGCGAAAAGTATGGGTAGGAAAATGTGAACGAATAACATGCACGATAATTGAACAAAGCAAGCTTGCACGTGGCCCATGTCGTTCTAGTTGTTAATGTTAATATTCCTATCCAAGCTGTCTAGTTGCATGTCTATTCCATGTCCAAGTGAGTGTCCACTTGGACAATATTACCCCCACCGGCACCATTTCTGTATTTACTATGAAAGACCAATACGCGACTGGCagtatttttacttttagaaacaaaaatagcATATTGATCGCGAtatatgtaacattttttttttggagatcGTGATATATGTAACATGCATCATTGTGCCCGTAGAACACGTTTTGCACGTAAGTACTTTCGAAATCAAAACtagtttttttaactaaatttcaTTCAGAAATGAAAAAATGCATGCAGAGAATTAAACCGAAAAACTGGTAAACTTTTTTAATCGATTTAACGAAGATAACTACAGCTCATgccacatgaaaaaaaaaacaccactcTTGCACTAACTAACTTCGGAGCTAttgtcagaaaaaaaaaaaaaaacttcggagctattttattaatgtttgaAATTTATACAAGTGATAATAAGGGAAGTGGTAGTTGGTTGTTGGAGTTTATAAAGAAACCTCGCTCAACGGTAAACAGTGTCTCATATGTTAAAACATCAATTAAAGCGTGCATTGCATAAACTTTACGCGTTCTCTTGCTTTCGTCAAAACAAatgattattcatttttttattttttttacacaagatTATACATTTCTTGACTTTTATTGTCATCATTCCATATTCATAGTTATTATTAACATATATCCTATACATTGGTGGACACTGGACAACCGTTATCCTTCTTATCGAAACGTAGAATAGAATACACACAAACATTAATGACTGCCTCCTGATTAAATTAgcaaaataaagttattattgGTTGTTGCCTAGTCATTCGTTGCAAGACAAAATTATCAACACTATCATGTGACCATGTCcccaatgaaaataattttggtactttaatttatttcatttagttCATATTTCTTATTAGACTAAGAATTCCTGCAGCTGCTAGTGGCGCTGGATTCATTGCAAGAGACATCACGTTCGAGAACTATGCGGGACCAGCGAAGCATCAAGCAGTGGCGCTCCGTGTCGGAGCCGACCATGCGGTGGTGTACCGGTGCAACATTGTGGGGTATCAAGACTCATGCTATGTGCATTCTAACCGTCAATTTTTCCGTGAATGCAACATTTACGGCACTGTAGACTTCATATTTGGCAATGCTGCCGTGGTTTTCCAAAAGTGCAACATTTATGCTCGTAAGCCTATGGCTCAACAGAAGAACACCATCACGGCCCAAAATAGAAAAGACCCAAATCAGAATACGGGTATATCCTTGCACAATTGTCGGATCCTACCCGCCCCGGATCTTGCCCCGGTTAAGGGCAGCTTCCCCACCTATTTGGGCCGTCCATGGAAGCAGTATTCTAGAACCGTATACTTAGTATCCTACATGGGTGACCACATACATCCTCGTGGATGGTTGGAGTGGAATGGAGACTTTGCTTTGAACACATTGTATTATGGTGAGTACATGAATTATGGACCGGGTGCAGCAGTGGGCCAACGGGTTCAATGGCCTGGGTACCGGGTCATTAAGTCTACCATGGAGGCGAATCGATTCACGGTAGCCCAATTTATATCTGGGTCAGCCTGGTTACCATCCACCGGAGTGGCCTTTGCAGCCGGGTTATCTACATGAATTACACCACAAAGTATATAAGAAGGTTTGACATGCTACAAAGTCCAACCAAGCCTACCCAATGGGGGGAAAAAGGGAATGGCTTCTACTTTTATagtccttattttatttttgccaaaatatattattttgggcctattttttttatcaatggtgCTAGTAATAAATATAAGTTGTAAACAGGACTTTATGTAGTAgcac
The genomic region above belongs to Glycine max cultivar Williams 82 chromosome 14, Glycine_max_v4.0, whole genome shotgun sequence and contains:
- the LOC106796002 gene encoding probable pectinesterase/pectinesterase inhibitor 61 isoform X2, whose product is MFIGDGKGKTVITGKKNVIDGMTTFHSASFAASGAGFIARDITFENYAGPAKHQAVALRVGADHAVVYRCNIVGYQDSCYVHSNRQFFRECNIYGTVDFIFGNAAVVFQKCNIYARKPMAQQKNTITAQNRKDPNQNTGISLHNCRILPAPDLAPVKGSFPTYLGRPWKQYSRTVYLVSYMGDHIHPRGWLEWNGDFALNTLYYGEYMNYGPGAAVGQRVQWPGYRVIKSTMEANRFTVAQFISGSAWLPSTGVAFAAGLST